The sequence CGCACGGCCGACGCGTAAATCTGCTCCGTATCCAGCGAGAAGTCGAGATCTTCCTCGTAGTGATCGGGGTGCCCCATCGGGTGACGGTCCGCGGCGGGAACCATGTAACCGATCGCGTCGCCGCACAGACCCAGGTGCATGAGGATCGGGGCGGGCGAGAGGTGCGCGAAGCCGTCCATCGCGGGAAACGCGGTCTCACCCCACTCCTCGCCGAAGTCCACGACGCTCGCCTCGCGACCCACCATCGTTTCGGGAAACGTCTCGCCCGGCGACGAGATCAGCGCGACCGCCCCCACGCGCACCAGCGCGAGCCGCTCGTCGGCGCAGCCCAGCGGCCCGCAAAACGCCCGGTCGCCCCGCACCACGTCGTCCCAGTCGTATTCCACGAGCCCGGCGACGAACGCGGCCATCATGATCGGATTGCGCACGGGGATCTTCAGCGGCTCGACACGCACCGAAAAATCCGGATTCGCGTCGTCACCCGCCGTCTCGATCGCGTCGGCGGCGATGTCCGCGATCACGTAGCCCAAGCTTCGCGCCTTGTCCCAGCCGGGTTCCTGCAAATACACCGGCTCGCCGCCGTCCAGAACGGGGTCGCCGTCCTCGTCGCGCGCGGGCACGGCGACACCCGTCGGCGTGGACAGGCCGCCCACCGCGCCGGTGGCGTAAACCACGCCGCCGCCGAGCCGCGATTCGAGCCGCGTGCGCGCCCAGCGCGGAAAGTCCGCCGTCACCATGTTCTGGCCGATCATCACCTCGGGGTGAGAGTGCCAGTTCAGCAGCGTGGCGACGGTGTCGCCGGTCTCGCCGACAAACGACGCCACGGACAGTGTCGACACGGTCACGTCGGGCTCGCGGATGTCGGCGATCAGCGTGGGTTCGTTCGAGCCGGGTTCGTTCACCTCGGCGCTCGCCGCGCGCATCGTCACCGGCTCGAGGCGCGACCACGTGTCGATGACGAGCTGCTCCACCGTGTCCTGAATGAAACGCATGTAGGTCGGCGACACACCACTGTCGAGCAGATTGGGGCCATAGACGCCGACGAGGTCGGGCGCTTCGTGCGTGTGCGTGGACGCGATGAGCACGTGATCGGGATCGAGGCCGAATTCGCCGAGCGCGCCCTGGATGTCGCGGATGCGCGAGAGCGTGAATCCTGTGACATCGAGGGCGACATACACCACGTGCTCGCGGCCCTTCGCGATGGCGATCGCCCGCGCCTCGAGATCGTCGTGAACGCCCTCGCCCGCGCGCGCCGGCCAGATGCCGCCCAAATACACGGGCTCGGGATGATTGGCGCTATTGGGAGAAATGATCGCCGCGCCCGCCGCCGCGTAAAGCCGCCCGTCGTCGGGGGGCCAGATGCCGTTCAGGTCGGGTGCGTCGTCGTCATCGGGCGAGACGGCGTCGTGTGCGCCGCCGCCCGCGTCATCAACGTCGTTCTCGTCAAACGCGCAGGCGGAAGCGAAGACCACAAGCAGAACCAGCAGTATTGTCCGCATTCGGTTCACTTCTTGGAAATATGAATCGGCGCGCCGGCGGCGACCTCGGCGGCTTCCATCACGGCTTCCGAGAGCGTCGGGTGCGGGTGGATCGTCGCCATCAGGTCTTCCAGCGTCGCGCCCATCTCGATCGCCAGCGCGACCTCGGCGATGAGTTCCGACGCATGCGGCCCGACAATCCCCGCGCCCAGGATTAGCCCGCTCGCTTTGTCGGCGATGATTTTCGCAAATCCATCCGAGGCGCCCATCGTGCGCGCGCGGCCGAGCGCGGTGAGCGGGAAACGCCCGACGGCGATCTCGCGCCCGTTCGCCTTCGCTTCAGCCTCTGTCATGCCAGCGGTCGCGATTTCGGGATTCGTGTACACCACGGCGGGCACGGCCCGGTTGTCGTAGGCCGACGGGAGCCCGGCGATCACCTCCGCCGCGACCTTGCCCTGGCGGCTCGCCTTGTGCGCGAGCATCGGCCCCGGCGTGACGTCGCCGATCGCGAAGATGTGCGGGACCGACGTGCGGCAACACTCGTCGATCGCGATCAGGCCCCGCTCGTCCAGAGCGACACCCGCAACGTCGAGCCCGAGGTCCTCGGTGTTAGGCCGCCGCCCGACCGCCACGAAGACCTGCTCGAACGCGCGTTTTTCGACCTTGCCGCCGGTCTCGATCTCGGCGGTGAAACCCGTCTTCGTTTTTTTCAGCGCGACGACCTTGGAGGCGAGCAGCACGGCTTCGAAGGTCTTTTGCGCGCTTTTCGCCACGACGCGGGCGAGATCCGCCTCGGTGCCGGGCAGCAGGTTCGGCGTGAGTTCGACGACCGTGACCTTCGACCCGAGCCCCGCGTAAACGAATCCGAGTTCGAGACCGATATAGCCGCCGCCGACGACGAGCAGTGTCCTGGGCACCTTGGGAATGGCGAGCGCGTCCGCCGCCTGCCAGACCGGCAAGCCTTCGGCGAAGACCGGCACAACCGGGCGCGAGCCCGTGGCGATGACGCATTGGTCGAAATCGATCGCCGAAACTTCGGGCGACGAGTCGTCGTCGCCGGTGATCTTGATCGACGTGGCGCTCGCGAAACTCGCGCGGCCGTGAACGATCTCGACGCCCCGCGCCTTGAGCAGCGCGCGCACGCCGTTTGTGAGCCCGTCAATTACCGAAGCGCTATGACGTCGCAGCGCCACGTGGTCGATCGTCATGCCGGTGAATTTCACGCCGAACGCCGCGGCCTCGCGCGCCGCTTCGGCCACTTCGACGGCGTGGATGAGCGTCTTGGACGGGATGCACCCCTCGATCAGGCACACGCCGCCGGGGCGCTCGCGCAGCTCGACGAGCGCGACCTCTTTGCCCAGATCCGCCGCGCGCAGCGCCGCGACGTATCCCCCCGGGCCCGCGCCGATGACGGCGACCTGCGTCTTTTCGCGAATGCTACCGACGACCATGCGCACTCCGCCGCTTGTGGGAAGCGCGCATTGTAGGGGGGCCGCGATGCGCGGGCAAGTTTGAGCGACCCTGTTCCATTTCGCTGGGCGGGAATAGACTGTTGGAAATCTCACGATCGAGAAGGGGCTGGGCCATGCGTTACGCTTCGTGGTGGGCGATGTTGGCGGCGATGCTGTTGGCGAGTGCCTCGGTCGTGGCCTGCGGCTGCGGCGACGATGACGACGACTCCGGGGGCGGCAACGAGGACGACGACGCGGATGATGATGACGATGACGCCGATGACGACGCCGACGACGATCTCGATGACGACGACGAGTGCCTGAACACCGAGACGGATCTCGACTACGACTGCAACGGCACGACCGACGAGTGCGAATCGTTCACCTACGACGCCGACGGCAATATGCTCACCGACACCAACGACATCGGCTGCGACGGACCGAACGCGGGAGACACGTGCTACGCCTACGTCTACGACGCGCAGGGCAACAACACCGCGCGAGCGCGCGACGACGACTGCGACGGCACGGACGACGTGTGTTACGAGATGACTTACGACGCGAACGGCAACGAGATCACGTATCAGTACGACACCGACTGCGACGGCACGGTTGAATATTGCGCCGAGTCGGTTTTTGACGCACAGAATCGGGAGATCAGTTACACCAGCGACACGGATTGCGACGGCACGGACGACGAGTGCGGCGTATTCACCTACAACGCCGAGGGCTTGCGGGACGAGATGCGCGCCGACGAGGGCTGCGACGGGTCCGACGACCGGTGCTACACGTCGACCTGGGACGAGAACGGCAATGAGATCGCCTACGACAGCGACGACGGCTGCGACGGCACCGTGGACGACTGCTCGACGACGACCTACAACGAGGACAATCATCCCATTTCGTACACAGTCGATGTGTTCTGCAACGGACCGAGCGTCGAGGACTGGTGCGGCGTCATGGTTTGGGACGACGATCTGCAGATGTCGAGCGCGATGGACTTCGGCTGCGACGGCACCGACGACCTGTGTTTCGAGAGCACGTGGGAATGCTAAGAGATTCCGCCCCGGCCAGGCCGCGCATCATCATTCCGCGAGGTTGCCATGAGTCGTTGGAGTCGCGCGCGAATCGTCCTTTCCGTGGTCTTTGGCTGCCTGATCCTCGCCTCCGTGCTCGCGGTCTGGTGGAGCGCGCCGTGGGTACGCCGACCACCGATCAGCCACGAGGACGCGGAAGCGACGCTCGAGGAATACACCAAGATCGTCGATCGCATGGCCGCGCTCCCCGGCGAGGACCACGCAGCGCTGGAAGCGCTATTCGCGCGATGGAAGGATCGTCTCGAGTCGTCCCAAACGCCGCTGCGCGACGAAACCGCGTGTCCGATGCTGCCGGATGATTTTGGACCCGCGACCGCGCCGTTTCTGGCCGACGCACGAACACTGTCGGAAGAGATGGCGACCATCGTCGATGACGGTCTTGCGCTGCGCCAACTCGCCGGACCGGAGGACGACATTCTCGATTTCACACCGCTCCGCGAGTCGATGCGTTGGGAGGGTGCGCTGGCGATCCTCGACGCGCGCGCGGGCGACAGCGCCGCCGCCGCTCGGCGAATCGAACGCCTCGGACGCATCTCCGAGGGCGTCGTTGGCGCGCCGGTGCTCATTCACGTGCTCATGGCTGCGGCCATGGACGGCATCGCCGACTTGGCCGTGCTTTCCGCCGCACCGCGCCTCGGCGCCGGGAAGTTGACGGCCATCGTCGAAGGCCGCCGCGCACGAACACGATACGACGATGCCTTCCGCGAAAGCGTCGCGATCGAGGCCGTGTGGATGAGCCGTAGTTTGCCGACCGACTTTTCGTCGATGCGAATGCTCGACAGGGAGGCCGATTCGATTCACGACCATCTGATGTCAATGTTGTTCGCGACCGGTCCGCGCCGGACGGCAATTCGCGAGCGCGACGTTTATCTGTACATCACGCGGGACTATCTCTCGCACCTCGATGAGGACACGCTCTCCGACACCGATCCATTGAAACGATTGCGAGACCGGGGAGTGCGATCCGTCGTCGCAGAGATGGGGTGGCCGAATATGCCCACGCTGCGTGCGAAGCTGCGGGAGATGCAGAAGCGCTTCGACGCCGTCACGGCGTTTCTGGAGCGCGTCGCCGCGAGCGGAATCGGCGGCCTTGGAGCGAGCACGTTCCCTTACAACGAAAAGTACGAGATCTGGACGGACGGGCAGTCGGTGTGCCTGAAGTGACGACCGGGCAAACGCGACGGACGGCACACACGACGTGTGCTACGAGGGACCTACGACTCGAGCGTCAACGGAGTCGCCTACCGCATCGACGACCTGTGTTTCGAGAGCACGTGGGAATGCTGAAAGGCGCTCTATTCCTGATCGCGGTTTTTTGCGGGTCGGTCGCCATGGCCGCACCCGCCTACGGACCGGTGATCGATCTGCCCGGCGCGGCGAGCGCCGCGGACCCCTGCCTGATCCGCGTCAGCGACACGTACTACCTATATCCCACGCACACCGGGCGCACCGTCGAGTGCTGGAGCTCGACCGATCTGGTGAATTGGACGTACGAGGGCGTGGTCTGGGGACCGGCGCCGGACGGCGCGTGGAATGACAACATGGTGTGGGCGCCCGAGGTCTTCATCGACGGGGACGACTATTATCTCTACTACACCGCCAACGACAAAATCGGCGTCGCGATCGGCGACGGCCCCACCGGACCCTTTGTCGATGTTTACGACGAGCCCTTCCTCGGCGGCGACCGATGGGAGTTTCTCGGCTATACGATCGACGGCCACGTGTTCCGCGACGACGACCAAAAACTGTATCTGTACGGCACGGGGTACAATCCGCTGAGCATTCTCCGCGTGTGGGAGCTCGACGACCCGATCACACCGACCACTCAGGAAGGAACGCCGGTGTTGGGGCCCGAGGTGCTCGGCTGGGAGTTCGTCGTGCTCGAGGCGCCCTGGATGATCAAACACGACGGCACGTATTACCTGATGTACTCGGGCAACCGCGCCGACACAAACGCCTATGCGATCGGCTACGCCACGGCGACGAGTCCGTTGGGGCCGTTCACCAAATACGACGGCAACCCGATTCTCGCCGCCGACACCGACGCGGGGTTCTACGGCCCCGGCCACCATTCCGTGGTGCGCACGCCCGATGAACGCATGGTCATGGCCTATCACACGAAGATCGCGCCCACGACGGGCTGGGACCGGCTGGTGCGTCTCAATGAGATCGCATTCAACGGCGACGGCAGCCTGTGTGTGGTGCTCGACGAATCCTGTCCCGACCTGACGACCGACGACGATGCCGTGGATGACGACACGGATGACGACGACGTTTTGGACGACGACACGTTCGATGACGATGCGTCTGACGATGATGCGGGCGACGACACGGTCGACGACGATCTACAGGCGTCGGACGACGACGATGCGTCGAGCGGCGACGACGACGATGATGACGGGTGCGGGACCTGACGAATCTTCGTCGGCGCTTCCGGATATCGGCGATTTTTCCGACGGTCGCGGCCCATGAGCGACGTCATTTGACATCGCGCCGATCGGACTTACGTTGTGCGTGCGGACGATCCGCCCCGGTTGTGGGGCGGCTCATTTTTTCCCGACGAAACACTCCACCGAAACGCAAGGAGCCGACGATGATCCGCATCCGCAAATCCGACGAGCGGGGCCGTGGCGACCACGGCTGGCTCAAGTCGAAGTTCAGCTTTTCGTTCGCGAGCTACTACGATCCCGAGCACATGAATTTCCGCGACCTGCGCGTCATCAACGAGGACCTCGTCGCGCCGGACAGCGGATTCCCCATGCACCCGCACCGCGACATGGAGATTATCACGTACATCGTGAGCGGCGAGCTCGAACACCGCGACAGCATGGGCAACGGCGAGGTGATCCGCCGCGGCGAGGTGCAGCGCATGAGCGCGGGCACCGGCATTACGCACAGCGAGTTCAACCCGACGTCTGACCGGACGACGCACCTGTTGCAGATCTGGATCACGCCCGACCGCGCGGGCCACACGCCGAGCTACGAGCAGACGCTGTTTCCCGACGAAGACAAACACGATCGCCTGCGTCTGGTGGCCTCGCCCGACGGCGCGGAAGGTTCCGTGACGATCCATCAGGACACGCGGCTTTTCGCGTCGCTGCTCGGTGCGGGGCGCGAACTCACGCACAACCTCGCGCCCGGCCGTCACGCGTGGGTTCAGCTCATCAAGGGCACGCTCGACGTGAACGGCACGCGCCTCGACGCGGGCGACGCCGCGGCGGTGAGCGCCGAAACTTCGCTCACGCTGCGCGCGGACGCCGACGCGGAGTTGTTGCTGTTCGATCTGCGGTAGGGTGAACCATCCACGACGGCAACCGGGTGCGGTCGCGTCGCTCGCAGCCGCAACCCGACCCCTCGCTATCGACGGACTTCCGAACCCGTCGCACGCACCTTTTCAATTTCGGCCCGGATCTTGAGATACCTGTTCACGTACGTACAACAAGGGTCCTTGTCGTCCGCGGTCGGGCAATACGCGGAATTCAAGTCTTCGAGAAATCCGCTAACCGAGAGGTCCCCATTGATTGGGTCTTCGCACAGAACGGTCTCCTGGTGATCCACGCAGACGCTCAGCGCGACCGTCGCCAGATCGCGACACAGATCTTGTACGAGCGTCCGCTCCTCCTCGATGAGAGGAATGAGACCGGGTTGCCGCAATGTATATTGGTCGATGAAGCGCATGGATTTGGAGAACGTCCGCGTGATGTAGCCGTGCTCCGACGCCAGCAGGTGAGCGCGTCCTTCCTTCCCTTCCTCGCGCAGCCGGGCTCGCTCCTGATCCATTCGACGCAGGACATCGGATGCCAAGGATTCGGACTGCCGAAACTGGGCCGACTTCTCCGCCGCGAATCGCTCTCGGACGACCCGCGATCCTGACCAAAACGCACCGATCAGGCACAGGCTGACCGCAATGACGAACCAGGGACTCTTGAAAATCACGCGGGGAAGGCGCCCGGCGGCGATCTGCGTCAGCTTCTGATCGCTTTCGTTGACGGACTCCTCTTTGATCCGCTTTTCCGTCAATTCCACCCAGTGGCGATACATGGCGGTGATCTGCGCCGCCAGCACCAGCATTGTGACCGCGACGGCGAAACTCGATGCGACGAACGGACCTTCCAGTTTCAGCACTTTCGTCGAAAAGGGAAAGAGTCCGATGGCGATGACGAACAGGCAGAAAAAGAAGTTCGACAATGCCTTGGCCCAGTTGCGAAATTCAAACGGTGTCATCCCGCCCTCCTGTCATGGATTGGCGCTTTTGTTGATTTCTCTCATCGCCTTTTCGACGAACTCTTCCAGGTCGACCGACTCCTGACTCGGTCGGCCTCGATATTGCGGGTCGGCGTTCAACTCACGCATGTAGGACTCCATGTCGCGCGATCCCCCGTAATCGTGCGCGGGCGGTTCGGGCGCAGGCCGGTCAGGCTTGGGAGGTCGCTTTCGATCCGCAACCGGCCGCGATTTCTGCGGAACCAGCACCTCGAGCACTTCCTTCAGCGAGCCCAGTTTCTCCAAGTTTTCCGGATTTGATTCGATCCAATTCCGAATCCACTCGAGATCTTCCTGAAGGCGTTTCATTCGTTGTCCAGCTTCCTGCAGAATCGCGTCCGCCTGCGGCGTTTCCAGAACAACCGGGACCCGATCGTTCGACGATGGGACATTCACGTTCGCGATTTCCTGTTTCAGATTATCCAGCGCCTTAACGGCTTCCTCCCGCCGCGTTTGTTTCACACGGAGCAGGTCGTGGTCCTGCCATTTCTTCATGTCGATCAGTTCGGTTCCGCGGCGCTGGCCAAAGGTTGAGCTCAGTTGGTCGGCGATTTTCCCGACATCGCCTCGTCGGGAATCGTTCGGATTCGTCGCGGTGAATGCCTTCTGCCGTTCAGCCCAGAGCTTCAGGAACAGAAAGAATCGCCCGCAATCCGGCAGATTCGGGTCGAAATCGCAGATGCGAATGGCGTCATCGATCCGATCGGCAAACTCTTCGACCGGCATTTCGGTCGAACGGTTCTCAATTTCGCGAAGGATGTGCGTCAGAATCGCGTGGCTCAGAATCCGCACGGCGTTTTCGCTGGACACCGCTTCGTCGCGTCGCTCGAACGATGCCGGTGGGGCGAGAAACCAAGTTTGGATCTGTCCGCTGACATCTCGGACATCCAAGCGTACGATGGCGCGGTTGAGAAAACTCGTCCGCTGCAACTGCCTGTAGGAGATTTCGCCATTCGCCGGATCTCGACCCGTCGCCACGGACCTGTCGTCCAGTACGGGCAGGATTCGAATGAATTCGTCGTGAATCTGCAAGGTGGCTAGGAAGCTGCCCGCAGGCTGCTCGTCTCCGCTCTTCATGGTCACGCGAACGAGGATTTGACCGGACTCTCCTTTCGCTTCCGCAACGGACGGATAGAGCGCCGCAAGGATGAAGAGAGAAATGAATCCCATTCTCCACAATAGCCTCACGGCTCGCCCCTAAATAAAGGTTTTTCGCTACGTTAATAGATCAATAGGCAGGGAGCGATCGCCTGTCAAATAACAATATTGTTCTCCTAATCAGGTTGTTAACCTTATAGTGTATTCTAAATCATGCAAAGATTTCGAGTTCAACTTCTGAGGTGGCCCGTCAGAACCCGAACCCCACCAGCGGCCACCACCACTTCGCGACGCAGGCGAAGACGATGAGGCTCAGGACGGCCATCGCGCCGCCCATGCGCATGAAGTCCTTCACGGTGAGGTAGCCCGAGCCGTAGATGATGGCGGTGGCCGGCGTGCCCATAGGCAGGATGTAGGACAGGCCCGACGGCAGCGCGACGGCGAACGTGATGACCTCGTAGGGGATACCGTATTTAGGCGCTAGGCTGATGCCCACCGGCATGACGACCGACACGACGGCCGCGTTGCTGATGACCTCGGTGAGCGCGAGCGAAAGAAAGCCGATCAGCACGATCAGCGCGAGCGGCGGCATGTCGATGCGGCCGATGGTGCGCGACACGACCCATTCCGCCGCGCCGGACGAGGAGAGCGCGTGGCCGAGCGCGATCGCGCCGCCGTACATGAGGATGATGCCCCAATTTACGCCCGACTCGACCGCCTCCCACTTCGTGAGGCGGAAGATGAACAGCGCGGCGACGGCGCCGAGCGCGGTGGTGGCGAGTTCGACGCGTTTGTAGAGGAAGACCCAGCATAGGATCGTGAGAATCGTGACGACGGCGATGCCGACCTCGCGGCGCGAAATCGGTCCGCGCGCCGCGCGCATCTCGTGCAGCCGGCTCCGCGCGGTGGCGAGATCCACGGATTCCTCCGGATACGCATAACGCAGCATCAGCAACGCGGCGACGAGCAGGATCAGCACCAGAGGCAGCGAGGCGGTCAGCCAACGCAGGAAACTGATCGACACGCCCGTGTTGGCGGTGAGGATGCCGACCGCGAGCGGATTGCGCGCGCCGCCCAGATACGTGGCGACGCCACCGATGACGCATCCCCAGGCGAGCGCGAAGAAGAAGCTCTTGGCGAACTCGCTCTTGCCTTCTTTCAGCCCCAGCGCGCGCACGAGCGTCATGACGATGGGAAAGGCCATCGCGGCGACGGCGTGCTCGCTCATCCAGAAACTGGCGAAGGCGCAAAACAGCATGATGACCGTGCGCAGGCGGCGGGACGATTGCGCCGCGTGCTCGAACACGAAACACGTGATGCGCTCGGACAGGCCGCACTCGACCAGCACCGCGGAGAGCACGAACGCGCCGAGGATGAAGAACACAGCCTTGTTGCCGAACAGGGCGAAAGCGTCCTCACCCTTCATCACGCCGAGCAGTGGCAGCAGCAGAATCGCGAGCATCGACGTGATGTGCAGCGGGATGACGTTCGAAATCCACAACAGGGCGCACAGCGTGAAAATGCCGACGGTGCGCTGGGCTTCGACGGAGAGGCCGTCCGGCGCGGGGCCGAACGCGACAAGCGCGCCGATCGCGAAAAACACCGCGACGATCGCGTAATGCCAACGCACCGCGAAGGGCGTCTTGAGCGCCTCCGCGGACTCGCTCGGCCACGCGTCGACCGGATGCGCGGATTGCGGCGGCAATGCGGACGGAGTGTCGGACATGGGGCGCATCATCGCCGCGCGCCGCTCGGCCGGTCAACCCCACTGCGGCGATGGGATATGAGGGATCAGGGGGCGTTTTGGCGCCCGCGTCGCGGCCTTGACCCGTCTCGGTCGCCATCGCCAAGATCCGGCGATGCGCGCACGCGTTCCACTCGATCCAGTCGGCCTCGACCGCGCGGCGATTCCCATCGCCGTCGTCGCGATTTCCTTCGCGGCGATCTTTTTCCGCCTGGCCGCGCCGACCCCTCCCGCCGTGGCCTCGGGCTGGCGGCTCGCCGTTGCGGCGCTTGTCCTCGCGCCGTGGTGGGTTCGCCCGTTTGCGCGTGACGCGCGTTTCCGCCGTTGCGCCCTCGTCGCCGGGGCGTTCTACGGCCTTCATTTCGGTACGTGGGTCGCGTCGCTTGGCCTCACCAGCGTCGCGGCGTCGGTCACGCTGGTCACGACCACCCCGCTCCTGCTCGCCGCGCACAGTCTCGTCACCGGTCACGACCGACCGCGTGGGCGTGTGTGGGTCGCACTCGCCATCGGCGCGGCGGGGATTGCGATCATGTCCACCGGATATGCCGACGCGCCGCCCGGCACGCTTCTCGGCAACGCGCTCGCGTTCGCCGGTGCCATCGCCATGGCGGGCTTTCTGACCACGGCCCGGGGTGCGGGCGCCGATCTCGACGCGCGGGCCTTCACCGGCGCGGCGGCGGCCGTGGGGGCGGCGCTGCTGTTGGGATTCGCCATTGTTCGCGGTGACGTGCTCGTGCCGCCCTCGCGCGCGGCGGCGGGCTTCATCGTTCTCGCGGCGCTGATTCCCCAACTCATCGGCCATACGCTGCTGGTGCGTGCGCTGCGCGACGCGACACCGCTCGTCGTCTCGATGGCGGTCGTCGGCGAGCCCGCGGGGGCGACGCTGCTGGCGTGGTGGTGGCTCGGCGAGGGCGTCGGCGCGGTCGTGGGCGCCGGTTGTGCCATCACCTTGTTCGCGGTTATTCTGACTTCCGTTTCGAAGAACGCGGACGAAACGGCGCGGATCTGACCGGCGGATTTCACCGGTCGCTGATGAGGGAGACACCATGCGGCTTTTGCGTTTGACCTTGATCGCGACTGCGCTGCTCTTCGCGGCGAATATCGCCTGCGACGTGCTCGAAGGCGGCGGGGGGAGCAGTGGCGGAACGAAGATCGTGAAGGAAGAGGCCGACACCGGCTGCGGCGTCGTTTGGGCCGAGTGCGAATACGACCACCACGCGGGTGTGCCCGACGATTCGTGCGCCGACCTGACCGGATTCGCCGCCCTCGGCTGCATCGACGGCCAGGTCGCCGAATCTTTTACGCAAACCGCCGCGTGCGGCCGCGCGGGCGAGTGCGATGACTGGAAAGCCGCGTACTACGACTGCCTCGCCGACGCTTACGCCGCCCGCGCCGCGTGCGACGCCACGGCGACCGACGTCGCTTCGTATGAAACGTGCGCCGACGCCGCGACGCCGGCGATCGATTCGTGCACCGCGTCCGAATCCGAGACGCTCATCTGAACGCAACCGTGAGCGCGCCCGTCGTCATCCCCGTCCCGGGCTTCGTGTCCTGGGCTTACATCCTCGTCGGCGAGACACTCGCGCTCGTCGATCCCGGTTCGCCGTGGATCGTGCGCGAAGCCGAGCGAGTGGCGCGCGAACAGCTCGGTCCGGACGCGCCGCCCTTCACGCGCCTGTTCGCCACGCACTGGCACATCGACCACGTCGGCGGCATGCGCTACGCGGCGAAGCGCTGGAACGCGAAGGTGATCGTCTCCGAACGCATCGCCTATCACCTGCGCGAAGGACAGCGCATCGTGTTTCCGGCGTGGCCGCGATTTTGGGGCATGGTCACGAACCGCCACGACATGGATTTTCAGAAACCCGTATCGTGGTCCGGCCTCGTCGAGATGGAACGCGTAGGGCTGCCCGGCAGCAAAGGGTCGAGCTGGAAGGGGCGCGTCGACGAGTACCTGCCGGACGGTGTCGCCCTGCCCGGCCACGGCGACTGGACGCTCCTCGAAACACCGGGGCACACAAACGACTCCGTGAGCTTTTGGCACGCGGGCGAGGAGGCGGTGATCTGCGGCGACAATATTTTGGGCGGGCGCGACCGTCTGTTCGTCAATCGCTTCTTGTGGAGCGACGAACACGCCGAGGCGTCGATCGCACGGCTTCAGCAGTTCGACGTGCGACGCCTGCTGCCGGGGCACGGCAAACTGCACGAAGGCGCGAATCTGCTGCGCGGTCTCGTCGTCACGCCGCGCTAAAGTCGCTCACGTCCAGCGGTCCGAGCAGCGGGCTT comes from Deltaproteobacteria bacterium and encodes:
- a CDS encoding glycoside hydrolase family 43 protein, giving the protein MGMLKGALFLIAVFCGSVAMAAPAYGPVIDLPGAASAADPCLIRVSDTYYLYPTHTGRTVECWSSTDLVNWTYEGVVWGPAPDGAWNDNMVWAPEVFIDGDDYYLYYTANDKIGVAIGDGPTGPFVDVYDEPFLGGDRWEFLGYTIDGHVFRDDDQKLYLYGTGYNPLSILRVWELDDPITPTTQEGTPVLGPEVLGWEFVVLEAPWMIKHDGTYYLMYSGNRADTNAYAIGYATATSPLGPFTKYDGNPILAADTDAGFYGPGHHSVVRTPDERMVMAYHTKIAPTTGWDRLVRLNEIAFNGDGSLCVVLDESCPDLTTDDDAVDDDTDDDDVLDDDTFDDDASDDDAGDDTVDDDLQASDDDDASSGDDDDDDGCGT
- a CDS encoding pirin family protein is translated as MIRIRKSDERGRGDHGWLKSKFSFSFASYYDPEHMNFRDLRVINEDLVAPDSGFPMHPHRDMEIITYIVSGELEHRDSMGNGEVIRRGEVQRMSAGTGITHSEFNPTSDRTTHLLQIWITPDRAGHTPSYEQTLFPDEDKHDRLRLVASPDGAEGSVTIHQDTRLFASLLGAGRELTHNLAPGRHAWVQLIKGTLDVNGTRLDAGDAAAVSAETSLTLRADADAELLLFDLR
- the lpdA gene encoding dihydrolipoyl dehydrogenase; the encoded protein is MVVGSIREKTQVAVIGAGPGGYVAALRAADLGKEVALVELRERPGGVCLIEGCIPSKTLIHAVEVAEAAREAAAFGVKFTGMTIDHVALRRHSASVIDGLTNGVRALLKARGVEIVHGRASFASATSIKITGDDDSSPEVSAIDFDQCVIATGSRPVVPVFAEGLPVWQAADALAIPKVPRTLLVVGGGYIGLELGFVYAGLGSKVTVVELTPNLLPGTEADLARVVAKSAQKTFEAVLLASKVVALKKTKTGFTAEIETGGKVEKRAFEQVFVAVGRRPNTEDLGLDVAGVALDERGLIAIDECCRTSVPHIFAIGDVTPGPMLAHKASRQGKVAAEVIAGLPSAYDNRAVPAVVYTNPEIATAGMTEAEAKANGREIAVGRFPLTALGRARTMGASDGFAKIIADKASGLILGAGIVGPHASELIAEVALAIEMGATLEDLMATIHPHPTLSEAVMEAAEVAAGAPIHISKK
- a CDS encoding DASS family sodium-coupled anion symporter, translated to MSDTPSALPPQSAHPVDAWPSESAEALKTPFAVRWHYAIVAVFFAIGALVAFGPAPDGLSVEAQRTVGIFTLCALLWISNVIPLHITSMLAILLLPLLGVMKGEDAFALFGNKAVFFILGAFVLSAVLVECGLSERITCFVFEHAAQSSRRLRTVIMLFCAFASFWMSEHAVAAMAFPIVMTLVRALGLKEGKSEFAKSFFFALAWGCVIGGVATYLGGARNPLAVGILTANTGVSISFLRWLTASLPLVLILLVAALLMLRYAYPEESVDLATARSRLHEMRAARGPISRREVGIAVVTILTILCWVFLYKRVELATTALGAVAALFIFRLTKWEAVESGVNWGIILMYGGAIALGHALSSSGAAEWVVSRTIGRIDMPPLALIVLIGFLSLALTEVISNAAVVSVVMPVGISLAPKYGIPYEVITFAVALPSGLSYILPMGTPATAIIYGSGYLTVKDFMRMGGAMAVLSLIVFACVAKWWWPLVGFGF
- a CDS encoding MBL fold metallo-hydrolase, which produces MSAPVVIPVPGFVSWAYILVGETLALVDPGSPWIVREAERVAREQLGPDAPPFTRLFATHWHIDHVGGMRYAAKRWNAKVIVSERIAYHLREGQRIVFPAWPRFWGMVTNRHDMDFQKPVSWSGLVEMERVGLPGSKGSSWKGRVDEYLPDGVALPGHGDWTLLETPGHTNDSVSFWHAGEEAVICGDNILGGRDRLFVNRFLWSDEHAEASIARLQQFDVRRLLPGHGKLHEGANLLRGLVVTPR
- a CDS encoding DMT family transporter, producing MRARVPLDPVGLDRAAIPIAVVAISFAAIFFRLAAPTPPAVASGWRLAVAALVLAPWWVRPFARDARFRRCALVAGAFYGLHFGTWVASLGLTSVAASVTLVTTTPLLLAAHSLVTGHDRPRGRVWVALAIGAAGIAIMSTGYADAPPGTLLGNALAFAGAIAMAGFLTTARGAGADLDARAFTGAAAAVGAALLLGFAIVRGDVLVPPSRAAAGFIVLAALIPQLIGHTLLVRALRDATPLVVSMAVVGEPAGATLLAWWWLGEGVGAVVGAGCAITLFAVILTSVSKNADETARI